In bacterium YEK0313, the DNA window GCTTGGGGGAGCCCGATGGCCATGCTGCAGACGAAGGACGCCCACAGCCGTCCCGACGGCGAGACCACGCTCACCGACCCCGTCGCCGTGCGCCATGCGGTGCGCCGGGGCGCCATTACCGGCCAGACGGCTGGCCTGGCCCGCGGCCATGTCCAGGGCAATCTCGCCATCCTGCCGAAGGCGCTGGCGGCCGATTTCCTGCGCTTCTGCACGCTCAACCCGAAACCCTGCCCGGTGATCGGCCTGTCGGAGCCCGGCAATCCCGCCATTCCCGCACTCGGCGCCGATCTCGACATCCGCACCGACATCCCGCAGTACCGGGTCTGGCGCGACGGCGAGCTGGTCGACGAGCCGACCGACATCCGCTCGGTCTGGCGCGAGGATCTGGTCGCCTTCGTGCTCGGCTGCTCGTTCTCCTTCGAGGAAGCGCTGATCGAGGACGGTCTGCCGCTGCGCCACATTGCCTGCGGCACCGGCGTTCCCGTCTTCCGCACCAGCATCGCCTGTGCCCCGGCCGGTCCGTTTTCCGGCCCACTGGTCGTTTCGATGCGGCCGTTCCGGCCGGCCGACGCGATCCGCGCCGTGCAGATCACCTCGCGCTTTCCCTCCGTGCACGGCGCGCCGGTCCATATCGGCCTGCCCGAGGCCATCGGCATCGCCGATATCGCCCGGCCCGACTATGGCGATCCGGTCGAGGTGAAACCCGACGAGCTGCCGGTCTTCTGGGCCTGCGGGGTCACGCCGCAGGCGGTCATCGCCGCGACCAGGCCCGCCTTCGCCATCACCCATGCGCCCGGCGCCATGCTGGTGACCGACCTGAAGAACAGCCGGCTGGCCGCGCTGTGACCGCCGGCGCCGGCGACGCGCATCCCGGTTTCGGCGCCTTCGCCAAGGCGCACCAGGAGTTTTTCGACGCGCTCGGCCCCGACGGCTGGCGGCCGGTCGCCGGCTATTCCGGCGTCGAGGAGAAGGTCCTCTCCGGCCGGCTCGATCCGGACAGCCGTACGGGCGCCCTCACCCGCCTGTCCCGCTGGGCGCCGGGCGCGCGCGTCGAGACCGCCGTGAGCCATGCCTGGTGCGAGGAGGTGTTCATCATCTCCGGCACGTTGTCGATCGGCCTTGCCGGCGGGCCCGGCCCGGTGACGCGGCTCGGCCCCGGCACCTATGCCTGCCGGCCGGCCGACATCCCTCATGGACCGTTCTTCAGCGAAACCGGCTGCCTGATGATCGAATTCACCTATTTTCCGCCGATCTGAATCACAAAACGGCCGGTTCACGGCCGATCCAGAGGAGAAACCGATGACGCCATTCCGTCCCGCCGCCGCAGCGGCGGCTCTTGCCGGCTGCCTTGCAGGCACGCCGGCAACCCTTGCCCAAGGCCTGCCACCCGGCCCACCGGTCAGCGTGCAGATGGTGACCCAGCCGGGTCCCGCGCTGCCGCAGCACAGCCGCGTCGACATCCCCATGCTGCGCGACGGCCTACCCCAGCGCTCCGGCGGGCGCATCAGCGTGACGCTGGCAAGCTGGCCGGAACGCAATCTCAATGGCCCGGAAATCCTGCGCCTCGTCCGGTCCGGCCAGGTCGATATCGGCGCGGTGCCGCTCAACACCGCCTCCGGCGACGTTCCGCTCGCCGATGTCGTCGACCTTGCCGGCCTCAACCCGACGCTGCGCCAGTCCCGGCGGGTGGCCCAGGCCATGCTGCCGGAGCTGAACCGCGAGCTGGAGCGGTTCGGCGTGAAGATCATCGCCATGTATCCGTTCCCGGCCCAGGTGTTCTTCTGCCGCGACCGGGTGACGAGCCTTGCCGATCTGCGCGGCAAGCGCATCCGTACCGGCGGCGGCTCGTCCAACGATTTCGTCACCACGATCGGCGGCCAGCCGACCGCCATCGGCTTCCCGGAGGTCTATGCCGCGCTCGAGCGGGGCGTCGTCGACTGCGCCATCACGGGCACCGCCTCGGGCAATGGCGCGCGCTGGTTCGAGGTGACGCAGAGCCTCTATACGCTGCCGCTGTTCTGGTCGATCTCTGCCTATGTGGTGAACATCGCCTGGTGGAACCGGCTCGATCCGGCGGTGCGCGGCATGCTCGAGACCACCATGGCCGAGGTCGAGGAAGCCCAGTGGCAGCTCGGCCGCACCGCGACCGAGGACGGCATCGCCTGCAATACCGGCAACCGCGAAGGCTGCAAGCTCGGCCGCCTCGTCGACAGCCGGCCGATGACCGCCTTCGAGCCGACGCCGGCCGATACCGAGACGCTGCGCAACGTGCTCGCCTCCACCGTGCTGCCAGCCTGGGTGAAGCGCTGCGGCGCACGCTGTGGCGAGATCTACAACCGCGTCGTGGCGCCGGTGACCGGCGTCACCTTCGCGAGCAACTGAGCCCGGCCGGCCTCGGCGCGATGCGGATGTCGGACGGGGATGCCGGCATCGGTATTGATTCCAATACCGCTTCGGTCCCTTGTCCGCTCAGCTCAGCCTGGCCCATGTCCGCGCGCCGGCACCGCGCGCTATCGATCGAACCGCACTTGAGGACCTGAATGCTGGACAGGATGATCGTCGTGGCGGCCGCCTGCCGCCGCGCGCTGGCGGCGCTGGGCCATCTGATGGGCTATGCCGCGGGCTGGGGCTTCATCGCCATTTCGGCACTGATCACCTTCGATGTGCTGGCGCGCCGTTTTCTCGGCTTCTCGACCCAGGCGACCACGGAGCTGTCGGGTTATGCGCTCGCCTTCGGCATCGCCTGGGGCCTCGCCCATACCCTGTCGATGCGCGCCCATGTGCGCATCGACCTGCTGGTCAACAGGTTTCCCGACACGATCCGCTACTGGCTGCACATTCTCAGCCTCGCCTTTCTCGGCGTGTTCGTCGGCTACATGGTCTATGGCGCCTGGCTGCTGGTCGATGAATCCATGCTGTTCGGTGCGACCGACATTTCCGTCCTGCGCACGCCGCTCGCCCTGCCGCAGGGCCTGTGGGCCTTCGGCATCGGCGTCATGCTGCTGCTGATCGTCGCCATGCTGCTCGAAGCCACCTTCCTGGTGCTTGCCGGCCGCGGCAGCGAAGCGGAGGCGCTGCTGCATGCCCGCACCTATGAGGAGGAGGCGGCCGAGGCCCTCGAAGCCGTCGGCGACGCCCCCGCCCGGGAGGGCCGGCCATGATCGCCATCGTCTTCCTGCTCATTCTCGCCGGAACCATGCTCGGCCTGAGCTTCACGGGCTCGGCGCAGGCAAGCGGCCTGGCCGGCGAGATCCTGCTGCTGGTCGGGCTGTTCGCCCTGTTCTTCGGCATGGGCATCTATGTCGGCGCGGCGCTCGGCGTGCTCGGCCTGATCGTCGGCTACGCCTTTTCCGACCGGCCGTTCTGGCTGTTCCTCGGCCAGACCATCTGGAACCCATCCTCGTCCTTCGTGCTGGTGGCGGTGCCGCTGTTCCTGCTGATGGGTGAGATCCTTCTGCGCGCCGGCCTGTCGGACCGGCTCTACCGCACGCTCAACGTCTGGCTGAACCGCATGCCGGGCGGCCTGCTGCACACCAACATCGCCTCCTCGGCGATCTTCTCGGCCATTTCCGGCTCGTCGGTCGCCACCGCCGCCACGATGGGCTCGGTCGCCCTGCCCTTCTTCAAGGGCAAGCCCTACGACCCGCGCATGGTGCTCGGCTCGCTCGCCGCCGGCGGCGCGCTCGGCAATCTCATTCCGCCCGGCATCACCTTCATCATCTACGGCCTGATCACGGAAACCTCGGTCGGTGCGCTCTATATCGCCGCCATCGGCCCGAGCATCCTGGTGGTGCTGCTGTTCACCGCCGTGATCCTGCTCCGCGCCAGGACCGCGGCGCCGCGCGATCCCAATGCGCCGGTCATTCCGATGACCGAGAAGCTGAAGAGCCTCGTCGATCTCACCCCGACCGCCATCCTGATCCTGATCGTGCTCGGCACCATCTATGGCGGTCTCGCCACCCCGACGGAATCGGCCGCGCTCGGCGTGATCGCCGCGCTCGTGCTCGCCGCCATCGACGGCAAGCTGTCGTGGAAGATGCTGAACGATTCGGCCGAGGCGACGGCGCGCAACACGGCGATGATCGGCCTCATCCTGTTCGGCGCCTATGTGCTGAACTTCGTCTTCACCGCGCTCGGCGTGCCGCAGGCGCTCGCCAAGCTCGTTTCGGGAATGCCGCTGCCGCCCTGGGCGATCATGCTGATGATCATCGGCTTCTATCTGGCGCTCGGCACGTTCATGGAGGGTTTCTCCATGATCGTCACGACCATCCCCGTGATCTTTCCCGTCGTCATCGCGCTCGGCTACGATCCGGTCTGGTTCGGCGTCATCGTGGTCATGCTGGTCGAGATCGCGCTGATCTCGCCGCCCGACGGCACCGTGCTCTATGTCCTCCAGGGCATGCGGCGCGATGGCGGCCCGATCTCCGACGTGTTCACCGGCGTCATGCCGTTCATGCTCGTCTATATCCTTGCCATCGCCATCCTGATGGCCTGGCCGGCCATCGCGCTCTGGCTGCCGACCGTCATGCGCTGAGCCGGCTCGCCTTTTCGGCGGATCAGCGTCGCACGTGGGGTCTGAAAGCGCAGCGGCGCCAAGCGGTTCACCTTGTGTTCAGACGGTTGTGGCCATTGATGGGGCAACGCCCCTTTCGGGACGGCGCAGCAGGAACCGCCAGGCCGCCGGCGGCCAGGATCCGTAAAGGATTCCAAGCAACCGTGGCTTTATTATCAAGAGCGGGATCGCTATAGCTCCAACCCAAAGCCCCACATGGTGATTTCCTGGCTCGGCCGCACGGGACCGCGGTGAGCCAGCCAAGAGACGAAAGCTCCGATATGACGCGTGTCGCGATCGTGGGTGGCGGGCCGGGCGGCCTGTTCACCAATTATCTCCTCGACCGGTTCTGCGATGGCCTGTTCACGGCGACCCTGTTCGAAGCCTCCGACCGCCTCGGCGGCAAGGTGGCGACCGACCGCTTCGAAAAGGGCAATTCGCTGTTCGAACGCGGCGTCGCCGAGTTCTACGACTATTCCCATTTCGGCCCGGACCCGCTGAAGCGCATCATCACCGAGGTGATGGAGCTCGACGTCGTGCCGATGGACGGCAAGGGCGTCATCCTGGGCGACGCCATCCTCAACACCAAGCGCGACATCCGCAAACATTTCGGCGATGCCACCGTCAAGGCGCTCGACGCCTTCCAGGCCGAATGCCACGCCCTGTGCTCGCCGGACGAATATTACGAAGGCTATTCCGGCGACGACAACAAGCACCCCTGGGGCGACAAGACCTTCCGCGACGTGCTGGACGCTATTCCCGACGAAGCGGCCCGGCGCTACGTCGAGGTCGCCTCGCGCTCCGATGTCGCCACCGAGCCGCAGCTGACCAATGCGCTGAACGGCCTGAAGAACGTCCTGATGGACGACCCCAAATATCTGCGCCTCTATTCGGTGGTCGGCGGCAACGAGAAGCTGATCGACGGACTCAAAGAGCGCATCTCGGCCAAGGTGATGCTGAAGAGCCGGGTGACCAAGATCGCCCGCAATGCCGACGACACCTATACGCTCCACGTCCGCCGCAACGGCAAGACCGAGACCCATGTCTTCGACCATGTCGTTCTGGCCCTGCCGAACTACTGGGTCGGCCAGATCGAGTTCGAGGGGCGCGAGGCCCGCATGGCGATCCAGAAGCACCAGGCGGCCTACGACAATCCGGCGCACTATCTGCGCGTCACCGCCCTGTTCAAGAAGCCGTTCTGGAACCAGCACTTCCAGGGCAACTACGTCATGTCGGACGCCTTCGGCGGCTGCTGCATCTATGACGAGAGCTCGCGCCATCCCTCCAAGCACGGCGTGCTCGGCTGGCTGATCACGGCGACGGAAGCGCTCGCGCTCTCCAATCTCGACGACGAGGCGCTGATCCAGCGCGCGCTCGACTCGCTGCCCTCCGAGCTCATCCCGCTCGCCAGGAAGCAGTTCCTGGAAGCGCGCGTCCAGCGCTGGGTCGGCACCATTTCCGGCCTGCCCGGCGGCCATCCGACGCCGGAGCTGCGCGAGCGCCACCAGCCCGACGGCAAGGTGCTGCCCAATCTCTACCTCGTCGGCGACTACCTCTTCGACTCGACCGTCAACGGCGCCTACGATTCGGCCAATTTCGTCGTCGACATGATGATGGGCAAGCTGCGCGGCGCGGCCTATTCGGGCGCACGCAAGAAGGCGGATGCCGCCAAGGCGCAGGGGGTGGTCGAGGACGGCTTCGTCGAATCGACGCTGACCAACGACTATCATGACGAATATGCCGTCGGCCTGTCCTACGAGGAATCGTTCCGCGAATATTTCGACGAGCAGTACAATGCCGATCTCTACGAGTGCATTTTCGGCATCAAGGCGCCCTATACGCTCCTCGACGTCGGCTCGGCGAGCGGCCTGACGCTCGAGTGCTTCGCCAATATCGGCATCGACGCCTGGGGCATCGAGAACAACCGGCACGTCCATGCCCAGACGCCGAAGAAGTGGCTGCATCGCAACCTGCTCGGCGACGTCACTCAGCTGCCGTTCGAGGACCAGTCCTTCGACGTCATCTATGACACCTGCCTGTGCTACGTGCCCGAGGACCTGATCGACAAGGCGATCCAGGAGCTCTACCGCGTCACCCGCATCGGCATCTTCTTCGGCGGCATCACCGCCGACATGACCCGCGAGGTGATCGAATATCACGACGTCTTCGACGGGGTGCTGACGCTGGAGACGACCTGGCAGTGGTCCGAGCGCTTCCAGCGCCATGGCTGGCGCCCGGCCGTGCACGACCAGAAGATCCTGAAAAAGGCCTGGAAGATCGAGTGCGACGCCAATGAGGGGGACTTCCCCTGGTATCCGGATATGGAGACCATGCGCTACTGCTTCTACGCCAAGCCCGACGCCGCGCAGTGGGTTGCCAAGCTGATGGACGGGCGCGCCAAGGGCCCGACCAGCAAGGTGCGCACCGCCGCCGCGGCGCGCTGAACCCCAACCTCTCGCAACATGATGCACTGGCCCGGGCGAAATGCCCGGGCTAGTCTTATGAAGATCTGGTCCACAGTGCATCCCGGCGCCTGCCGGCCCGCCCGACCCGAAAAGGGGTCGGCGCTTCCGACACCGACCACCCGTCCGCCGCGAGGCACCCCCGTGACAGCATTCCGCCTGGCCCAGCGCCGAGCCCCGTTCGTGCCATGATCAGCGAGCAGACGGCGGTCGACCCGGACGACGAGCTCGACGAGGAGGAAGAAGACGTCAGCGCCGATGACGTCAAGGCGATCGTCGCCTTCCTCGCCCCCTTCGGCAAACCCTACAAGCTTCTGTTCGCGCTGCT includes these proteins:
- a CDS encoding ChrR Cupin-like domain protein; this encodes MTAGAGDAHPGFGAFAKAHQEFFDALGPDGWRPVAGYSGVEEKVLSGRLDPDSRTGALTRLSRWAPGARVETAVSHAWCEEVFIISGTLSIGLAGGPGPVTRLGPGTYACRPADIPHGPFFSETGCLMIEFTYFPPI
- a CDS encoding Tripartite ATP-independent periplasmic transporters, DctQ component produces the protein MLDRMIVVAAACRRALAALGHLMGYAAGWGFIAISALITFDVLARRFLGFSTQATTELSGYALAFGIAWGLAHTLSMRAHVRIDLLVNRFPDTIRYWLHILSLAFLGVFVGYMVYGAWLLVDESMLFGATDISVLRTPLALPQGLWAFGIGVMLLLIVAMLLEATFLVLAGRGSEAEALLHARTYEEEAAEALEAVGDAPAREGRP
- a CDS encoding protoporphyrinogen oxidase, with translation MTRVAIVGGGPGGLFTNYLLDRFCDGLFTATLFEASDRLGGKVATDRFEKGNSLFERGVAEFYDYSHFGPDPLKRIITEVMELDVVPMDGKGVILGDAILNTKRDIRKHFGDATVKALDAFQAECHALCSPDEYYEGYSGDDNKHPWGDKTFRDVLDAIPDEAARRYVEVASRSDVATEPQLTNALNGLKNVLMDDPKYLRLYSVVGGNEKLIDGLKERISAKVMLKSRVTKIARNADDTYTLHVRRNGKTETHVFDHVVLALPNYWVGQIEFEGREARMAIQKHQAAYDNPAHYLRVTALFKKPFWNQHFQGNYVMSDAFGGCCIYDESSRHPSKHGVLGWLITATEALALSNLDDEALIQRALDSLPSELIPLARKQFLEARVQRWVGTISGLPGGHPTPELRERHQPDGKVLPNLYLVGDYLFDSTVNGAYDSANFVVDMMMGKLRGAAYSGARKKADAAKAQGVVEDGFVESTLTNDYHDEYAVGLSYEESFREYFDEQYNADLYECIFGIKAPYTLLDVGSASGLTLECFANIGIDAWGIENNRHVHAQTPKKWLHRNLLGDVTQLPFEDQSFDVIYDTCLCYVPEDLIDKAIQELYRVTRIGIFFGGITADMTREVIEYHDVFDGVLTLETTWQWSERFQRHGWRPAVHDQKILKKAWKIECDANEGDFPWYPDMETMRYCFYAKPDAAQWVAKLMDGRAKGPTSKVRTAAAAR
- the yiaO_5 gene encoding 2,3-diketo-L-gulonate-binding periplasmic protein YiaO precursor — its product is MTPFRPAAAAAALAGCLAGTPATLAQGLPPGPPVSVQMVTQPGPALPQHSRVDIPMLRDGLPQRSGGRISVTLASWPERNLNGPEILRLVRSGQVDIGAVPLNTASGDVPLADVVDLAGLNPTLRQSRRVAQAMLPELNRELERFGVKIIAMYPFPAQVFFCRDRVTSLADLRGKRIRTGGGSSNDFVTTIGGQPTAIGFPEVYAALERGVVDCAITGTASGNGARWFEVTQSLYTLPLFWSISAYVVNIAWWNRLDPAVRGMLETTMAEVEEAQWQLGRTATEDGIACNTGNREGCKLGRLVDSRPMTAFEPTPADTETLRNVLASTVLPAWVKRCGARCGEIYNRVVAPVTGVTFASN
- the siaT_10 gene encoding Sialic acid TRAP transporter permease protein SiaT — translated: MIAIVFLLILAGTMLGLSFTGSAQASGLAGEILLLVGLFALFFGMGIYVGAALGVLGLIVGYAFSDRPFWLFLGQTIWNPSSSFVLVAVPLFLLMGEILLRAGLSDRLYRTLNVWLNRMPGGLLHTNIASSAIFSAISGSSVATAATMGSVALPFFKGKPYDPRMVLGSLAAGGALGNLIPPGITFIIYGLITETSVGALYIAAIGPSILVVLLFTAVILLRARTAAPRDPNAPVIPMTEKLKSLVDLTPTAILILIVLGTIYGGLATPTESAALGVIAALVLAAIDGKLSWKMLNDSAEATARNTAMIGLILFGAYVLNFVFTALGVPQALAKLVSGMPLPPWAIMLMIIGFYLALGTFMEGFSMIVTTIPVIFPVVIALGYDPVWFGVIVVMLVEIALISPPDGTVLYVLQGMRRDGGPISDVFTGVMPFMLVYILAIAILMAWPAIALWLPTVMR